Proteins encoded together in one Larus michahellis chromosome 4, bLarMic1.1, whole genome shotgun sequence window:
- the UBA2 gene encoding SUMO-activating enzyme subunit 2 isoform X3 — translation MNPDYNVEFFRQFTLVMNALDNRAARNHVNRMCLAADVPLIESGTAGYLGQVTVIKKGVTECYECHPKPTQKTFPGCTIRNTPSEPIHCIVWAKYLFNQLFGEEDADQEVSPDRADPEAAWEPAEAEARARASNEDGEIKRVSTKEWAKSTGYDPVKLFTKLFKDDIRYLLTMDKLWRKRKPPVPLDWAEVQNQEKNISDQQNESSAVLKDQQVLDVKSYAHLFSKSVETLRLHLAEKGDGAELIWDKDDPSAMDFVTSAANLRMHVFSMNMKSRFDIKSMAGNIIPAIATTNAVIAGLIVLEGLKILSGKIDQCRTIFLNKQPNPRKKLLVPCALDPPNPNCYVCASKPEVTVKLNVHKVTVLTLQDKIVKEKFAMVAPDVQIDDGKGTILISSEEGETEANNHRKLSEFGIRNGTRLQADDFLQDYTLLINVLHSEDLEKDVEFEVVGDTPEKVGPKPSEPTSKNITNGSDDGAQPSTSTAPDQDDLLIVDSEDEGTSSNADDDMENKSRKRKLEDKECVSTKRARTEQTEEQDEIIALD, via the exons ATGAa cccTGACTATAACGTAGAATTCTTCCGCCAGTTTACGTTGGTTATGAATGCTCTGGATAACAGAG CTGCCCGTAACCATGTGAACAGGATGTGTCTCGCTGCCGATGTTCCTCTTATAGAGAGTGGAACTGCAGGCTACCTTGGACAAGTAACAGTTATTAAAAAG GGAGTGACAGAATGTTATGAATGTCATCCTAAACCAACTCAGAAGACTTTTCCAGGCTGCACAATCCGAAATACTCCATCGGAACCTATCCATTGCATTGTGTGGGCTAAGTATTTGTTCAA CCAGTTGTTTGGAGAAGAAGATGCTGATCAAGAAGTCTCTCCTGACAGAGCTGATCCTGAAGCTGCCT GGGAGCCAGCAGAAGCAGAAGCCAGAGCACGAGCATCCAATGAAGATGGTGAGATTAAACGTGTTTCAACTAAGGAGTGGGCTAAATCAACTGGATACGATCCAGTTAAACTTTTTACTAAG CTTTTCAAAGATGACATTAGATATCTGCTGACGATGGACAAactgtggaggaaaagaaagcctcCAGTGCCACTGGACTGGGCTGAGGTACAAAATCAAG AGAAGAACATATCTGACCAACAAAACGAATCCTCCGCAGTCTTGAAGGATCAGCAGGTTCTTGATGTCAAGAGCTATGCACACTTATTTTCAAAGAGTGTTGAAACCCTGAGACTTCACCTGGCTGAGAAGGGTGACGGAGCAGAGCTCATATGGGATAAG GATGACCCTTCTGCAATGGATTTTGTCACTTCTGCTGCCAACCTCAGGATGCATGTTTTCAGTATGAATATGAAGAGCAGATTTGATATCAAGT CAATGGCAGGAAATATTATCCCAGCTATAGCTACTACTAACGCCGTAATAGCTGGTCTGATAGTGCTGGAGGGTCTGAAGATTTTGTCAGGAAAAATAGATCAGTGTAGAACG ATTTTTCTGAACAAGCAGCCAAATCCCAGAAAGAAGCTATTGGTTCCTTGTGCTTTGGATCCGCCAAATCCTAACTGTTACGTATGCGCAAGTAAGCCAGAAGTGACTGTGAAACTTAATGTACACAAAGTTACCGTGTTAACACTCCAGGATAAG atagtgaaagaaaaatttgctaTGGTAGCACCAGATGTACAAATAGATGATGGAAAAGGAACTATTCTTATCTCTTCAgaagaaggagaaacagaag CAAATAACCACAGGAAATTATCAGAATTTGGAATTCGAAATGGCACTCGACTACAAGCAGATGACTTCCTCCAGGACTATACACTGTTAATCAATGTGCTTCATAG cGAAGACCTAGAAAAAGATGTAGAATTTGAAGTTGTTGGTGATACCCCTGAAAAAGTTGGCCCTAAACCATCAGAACCAACATCCAAGAACATTACCAATGGTAGCGATGATGGAGCGCAACCCTCGACATCAACAG CTCCAGATCAAGACGATCTATTGATTGTTGATTCTGAAGATGAAGGTACTTCAAGCAATGCTGATGATGACATGGAAAACAAAAGCCGCAAGAGAAAACTAGAAGATAAAGAGTGTGTCAGTACAAAGAGAGCACGTACTGAGCAGACAGAAGAGCAAGATGAAATTATAGCATTAGACTGA
- the UBA2 gene encoding SUMO-activating enzyme subunit 2 isoform X2, translating into MFLNILTALLELFFIDLDTIDVSNLNRQFLFQKKHVGRSKSQVAKESVLQFYPEANIIAYHDSIMNPDYNVEFFRQFTLVMNALDNRAARNHVNRMCLAADVPLIESGTAGYLGQVTVIKKGVTECYECHPKPTQKTFPGCTIRNTPSEPIHCIVWAKYLFNQLFGEEDADQEVSPDRADPEAAWEPAEAEARARASNEDGEIKRVSTKEWAKSTGYDPVKLFTKLFKDDIRYLLTMDKLWRKRKPPVPLDWAEVQNQEKNISDQQNESSAVLKDQQVLDVKSYAHLFSKSVETLRLHLAEKGDGAELIWDKDDPSAMDFVTSAANLRMHVFSMNMKSRFDIKSMAGNIIPAIATTNAVIAGLIVLEGLKILSGKIDQCRTIFLNKQPNPRKKLLVPCALDPPNPNCYVCASKPEVTVKLNVHKVTVLTLQDKIVKEKFAMVAPDVQIDDGKGTILISSEEGETEANNHRKLSEFGIRNGTRLQADDFLQDYTLLINVLHSEDLEKDVEFEVVGDTPEKVGPKPSEPTSKNITNGSDDGAQPSTSTAPDQDDLLIVDSEDEGTSSNADDDMENKSRKRKLEDKECVSTKRARTEQTEEQDEIIALD; encoded by the exons ATGTTTTTAAACATCTTGACTGCGCTACTAGAACTCTTTTTT ATTGATTTGGATACTATTGATGTCAGCAATCTCAACAGGCagtttttgtttcaaaagaaacaCGTTGGAAGATCAAAATCACAG gttGCCAAGGAAAGCGTGTTACAGTTTTATCCAGAAGCTAATATTATAGCTTACCATGATAGCATCATGAa cccTGACTATAACGTAGAATTCTTCCGCCAGTTTACGTTGGTTATGAATGCTCTGGATAACAGAG CTGCCCGTAACCATGTGAACAGGATGTGTCTCGCTGCCGATGTTCCTCTTATAGAGAGTGGAACTGCAGGCTACCTTGGACAAGTAACAGTTATTAAAAAG GGAGTGACAGAATGTTATGAATGTCATCCTAAACCAACTCAGAAGACTTTTCCAGGCTGCACAATCCGAAATACTCCATCGGAACCTATCCATTGCATTGTGTGGGCTAAGTATTTGTTCAA CCAGTTGTTTGGAGAAGAAGATGCTGATCAAGAAGTCTCTCCTGACAGAGCTGATCCTGAAGCTGCCT GGGAGCCAGCAGAAGCAGAAGCCAGAGCACGAGCATCCAATGAAGATGGTGAGATTAAACGTGTTTCAACTAAGGAGTGGGCTAAATCAACTGGATACGATCCAGTTAAACTTTTTACTAAG CTTTTCAAAGATGACATTAGATATCTGCTGACGATGGACAAactgtggaggaaaagaaagcctcCAGTGCCACTGGACTGGGCTGAGGTACAAAATCAAG AGAAGAACATATCTGACCAACAAAACGAATCCTCCGCAGTCTTGAAGGATCAGCAGGTTCTTGATGTCAAGAGCTATGCACACTTATTTTCAAAGAGTGTTGAAACCCTGAGACTTCACCTGGCTGAGAAGGGTGACGGAGCAGAGCTCATATGGGATAAG GATGACCCTTCTGCAATGGATTTTGTCACTTCTGCTGCCAACCTCAGGATGCATGTTTTCAGTATGAATATGAAGAGCAGATTTGATATCAAGT CAATGGCAGGAAATATTATCCCAGCTATAGCTACTACTAACGCCGTAATAGCTGGTCTGATAGTGCTGGAGGGTCTGAAGATTTTGTCAGGAAAAATAGATCAGTGTAGAACG ATTTTTCTGAACAAGCAGCCAAATCCCAGAAAGAAGCTATTGGTTCCTTGTGCTTTGGATCCGCCAAATCCTAACTGTTACGTATGCGCAAGTAAGCCAGAAGTGACTGTGAAACTTAATGTACACAAAGTTACCGTGTTAACACTCCAGGATAAG atagtgaaagaaaaatttgctaTGGTAGCACCAGATGTACAAATAGATGATGGAAAAGGAACTATTCTTATCTCTTCAgaagaaggagaaacagaag CAAATAACCACAGGAAATTATCAGAATTTGGAATTCGAAATGGCACTCGACTACAAGCAGATGACTTCCTCCAGGACTATACACTGTTAATCAATGTGCTTCATAG cGAAGACCTAGAAAAAGATGTAGAATTTGAAGTTGTTGGTGATACCCCTGAAAAAGTTGGCCCTAAACCATCAGAACCAACATCCAAGAACATTACCAATGGTAGCGATGATGGAGCGCAACCCTCGACATCAACAG CTCCAGATCAAGACGATCTATTGATTGTTGATTCTGAAGATGAAGGTACTTCAAGCAATGCTGATGATGACATGGAAAACAAAAGCCGCAAGAGAAAACTAGAAGATAAAGAGTGTGTCAGTACAAAGAGAGCACGTACTGAGCAGACAGAAGAGCAAGATGAAATTATAGCATTAGACTGA